From Arcticibacter tournemirensis, one genomic window encodes:
- a CDS encoding RagB/SusD family nutrient uptake outer membrane protein yields MKKLIKTRNILLLTLALSAGCKPNLDLQNPQELSTDTYYLTADQLETTVIPAYQALIGRVQGGYARSLYYELLAPGDDFNHTFKWEPMYQDTYNTPASDGMASGTWKDLWNGVSASNLAIDKITNFTGQIDEQRRNRLLGEAHFLRAMHYMHLACLFGETVPLVEKPVSSDADYYPTNSEKGQVYALIVSDFQKAAELLPVRSVLYANAAQKGRATKGAAQAYLAKAYLYRPILESGQKAEFAKAEAELKKVIESNEYRLVDYFKDNFAESTENNAESVFEIQMHNGPGWLGDDISSSWRWQEIGMFDGTGGSWWNLAPNKKTHDEFEPGDPRKYMTLWCENGAKHTQVDGKVTSYPDWMNNLATNKDLYGTRKYCPDVQVADFDNGINDRLLRYADVYLMYAECLNEKGDLPGAKFYINEVRKRANNIVPSEQPHLWYQHSRGTIPDVDGLLAKDTIINGVRLNNIKNIIAHERYVEFTGEYLRYFDLIRWGSADPKWLDPLKQLGWTERVTYYPFPQAELDNNKNLRGNAMNN; encoded by the coding sequence ATGAAGAAGCTGATAAAAACCAGAAATATACTTTTACTTACCCTGGCTCTTTCTGCAGGATGTAAGCCCAACCTGGACCTGCAGAACCCCCAGGAACTTTCTACGGATACGTATTACCTGACAGCAGATCAATTAGAGACCACTGTCATACCCGCTTACCAGGCTCTGATCGGCAGGGTGCAGGGCGGATATGCCCGCTCTTTGTATTATGAGCTCCTGGCTCCCGGCGACGACTTTAACCACACGTTTAAATGGGAACCGATGTATCAGGACACATACAACACACCTGCCAGCGACGGCATGGCGTCAGGCACCTGGAAGGATCTTTGGAATGGTGTTTCCGCGTCCAACCTGGCGATCGATAAGATAACAAATTTCACAGGTCAGATTGACGAACAGCGCCGCAACAGGCTGCTCGGTGAAGCACATTTTCTAAGAGCAATGCATTATATGCATCTTGCGTGTTTATTTGGAGAAACAGTTCCTCTCGTTGAAAAACCAGTTAGCTCCGATGCCGACTATTATCCCACTAATTCGGAAAAGGGACAGGTATACGCTCTTATCGTGAGCGATTTTCAGAAAGCAGCAGAGCTGTTGCCTGTACGAAGCGTCTTGTATGCCAATGCGGCTCAAAAAGGGCGGGCTACAAAAGGAGCTGCGCAGGCTTACCTCGCAAAAGCTTATCTGTATCGTCCGATTCTAGAAAGCGGTCAGAAAGCTGAATTTGCAAAAGCAGAAGCCGAATTAAAGAAAGTAATTGAAAGCAACGAGTACAGACTTGTCGATTACTTTAAAGACAACTTCGCGGAGTCCACTGAAAACAACGCCGAATCTGTTTTCGAAATACAGATGCACAATGGCCCGGGCTGGCTTGGAGATGATATATCATCTTCATGGCGCTGGCAGGAAATTGGTATGTTTGACGGTACCGGCGGCTCCTGGTGGAACCTGGCACCTAATAAGAAAACTCATGACGAGTTCGAACCCGGAGACCCGCGTAAGTATATGACACTCTGGTGCGAAAACGGTGCGAAACATACCCAGGTGGATGGTAAGGTGACAAGTTATCCGGACTGGATGAATAACCTGGCCACCAATAAAGATCTGTACGGCACCCGAAAATATTGCCCTGATGTTCAGGTTGCCGACTTCGACAATGGCATCAATGACCGCCTGCTCCGCTACGCAGATGTTTATTTAATGTATGCTGAATGCCTGAATGAAAAAGGTGATCTCCCGGGAGCAAAGTTTTACATCAATGAGGTGAGAAAACGAGCTAACAATATCGTCCCCTCAGAACAACCTCATTTATGGTACCAGCATTCCCGCGGAACCATTCCGGACGTTGATGGCCTCCTGGCAAAAGATACTATTATCAACGGTGTGAGGCTGAATAACATCAAAAACATTATTGCCCATGAACGCTATGTAGAATTCACAGGTGAATACCTCCGTTATTTCGACTTAATTCGCTGGGGAAGCGCTGATCCGAAATGGCTCGACCCACTAAAACAATTGGGCTGGACCGAACGCGTTACTTACTATCCATTTCCACAGGCAGAACTGGATAATAATAAAAACCTGAGAGGGAATGCAATGAACAATTAA
- a CDS encoding TIM-barrel domain-containing protein, producing the protein MNRVFLFLLLMPMTGAAQSYTGHRLQTDRLSVSLTDGVMDIIPLSDRAVRVQWHKGQLKEERELIFTEKVSPPAFSVNEAGSKLVLKLKDMSVFFDKRSGTIDYRDARGKIFLSEKAGGRKLTESSVAGEPCLVAEQRFISPADEHVFGLGQFQDGQFNLRNISRKLIQVNSQIAIPFLYSSKGYGILWNQYGLTYFNPADNIVPLEKQSSATGENKEVEVTTTSGTQRVSQQQSLYTGKFKVERDGEYSFMLDLGDMDSRHLLIIDGVSCIDQSNLWLPPAAGMLTRLKAGEHTVQVVCRASNKPVLSWNMADNETIFRSPNARALDYVVFHGKNADEVIAAYRNLSGNVPMLPLWAYGFWQCRERYTSGKHLVSTVEEFRKRKFPVDVIVQDWQYWGKHGWGVPQFDTANYPNPAGFIRQLHDLNARFSISVWENLDKKSEVAKDYISGNLYIPNSPWIDIFNPATQKTHWNALDKNLFSLGVDSWWMDATEPENDALAGKQTSFGPGEFYRLTYPLFVSKAVYEGQRATNDQKRVTILTRSAFAGQQRFGTINWSGDIGWNWDTFRRQIKAGLNFSLTGMPFWTTDIGGFFRPGATQYTDEKYHEILTRWFQWGAFNPVFRIHGYQTETEPWKYGEKVESDMRKMLNLRYRLLPYIYSEGWQVSSNGSTIMRPFVMDFSNDSRALAQSYEYMFGSAFLVAPVTEAGIKESSVYLPGGNDWYDFWTGSRLKGGQTVKANTPADQIPLFVKAGSIVPLGKVTQYATVKAVDSLEIRIYRGANGKFTLYADEGDNYNYEKGKYRLIPFTWNEQKNILTIDAMKGDYPDAPGRYVFDVVWVSRSAGKGDSLPVRKESIIYNGARIQVKRN; encoded by the coding sequence ATGAATAGAGTTTTCCTTTTTTTGCTGCTAATGCCTATGACAGGGGCGGCGCAATCTTATACAGGACATCGCTTACAGACGGACCGCTTGTCGGTCAGTCTGACTGATGGGGTGATGGATATTATTCCTTTGTCGGACAGGGCGGTGAGAGTCCAGTGGCATAAGGGGCAATTGAAGGAGGAACGGGAGCTGATCTTTACTGAGAAGGTTTCTCCTCCCGCATTCAGCGTTAATGAAGCTGGTTCAAAGCTTGTTCTCAAGCTAAAGGACATGTCAGTGTTTTTTGACAAAAGGAGCGGTACGATCGACTACAGGGATGCTCGAGGAAAGATATTTCTGAGTGAGAAGGCGGGAGGTAGAAAGCTTACCGAATCGTCAGTAGCAGGGGAGCCTTGCCTGGTGGCAGAGCAGCGGTTTATTTCTCCAGCCGATGAACACGTCTTTGGGCTTGGCCAGTTCCAGGACGGCCAGTTTAACCTCCGCAATATAAGCCGGAAACTGATCCAGGTGAATAGTCAGATTGCTATTCCATTTTTGTATTCCAGCAAAGGTTATGGGATCCTTTGGAATCAATATGGTCTCACTTATTTCAACCCTGCGGATAATATTGTGCCGCTTGAGAAACAGAGTAGTGCAACAGGTGAAAATAAGGAGGTTGAGGTGACTACTACTTCGGGAACACAACGGGTATCACAACAACAATCGTTATATACCGGCAAGTTTAAAGTTGAAAGGGATGGCGAGTACTCTTTTATGCTTGACCTGGGAGATATGGACAGCCGTCATCTGCTGATTATTGATGGAGTCAGCTGTATTGATCAGTCTAACCTGTGGCTGCCTCCTGCTGCAGGAATGCTCACTCGCCTGAAGGCAGGAGAGCATACGGTGCAGGTTGTTTGCAGGGCTTCTAATAAACCGGTATTGTCCTGGAATATGGCGGATAATGAGACTATTTTCCGGTCGCCCAACGCCCGTGCTCTGGACTATGTTGTGTTTCATGGAAAAAACGCCGACGAGGTGATTGCCGCTTACCGTAACTTGTCGGGAAATGTGCCGATGCTGCCTTTATGGGCTTATGGCTTTTGGCAGTGCCGGGAACGCTATACCTCGGGGAAGCATCTGGTTAGTACGGTTGAAGAGTTCCGGAAGAGAAAATTCCCGGTAGATGTGATTGTACAGGACTGGCAATACTGGGGGAAGCACGGTTGGGGAGTGCCGCAATTTGACACGGCCAACTATCCCAATCCGGCAGGATTTATCAGACAACTGCACGACCTGAATGCCCGTTTTTCGATTTCTGTATGGGAAAACCTGGATAAGAAATCGGAGGTAGCGAAGGACTATATTTCCGGAAACCTCTACATCCCGAATAGTCCATGGATTGATATCTTTAATCCGGCTACTCAAAAGACTCACTGGAATGCGCTGGATAAAAATCTTTTTAGCTTAGGCGTTGATTCCTGGTGGATGGATGCTACAGAACCGGAAAATGACGCACTCGCGGGAAAGCAAACCTCGTTTGGGCCCGGTGAGTTTTACAGGCTGACGTACCCGCTTTTTGTAAGTAAGGCTGTGTATGAGGGACAAAGGGCTACGAATGATCAGAAGCGGGTAACTATACTCACGCGCTCAGCTTTTGCAGGGCAGCAGCGTTTCGGGACGATTAACTGGTCGGGCGATATAGGCTGGAACTGGGATACTTTCAGAAGACAGATTAAGGCCGGACTTAATTTTTCGCTTACCGGTATGCCGTTCTGGACTACAGATATTGGTGGATTTTTCCGTCCCGGAGCTACTCAGTACACCGATGAAAAGTATCATGAAATTCTTACCAGATGGTTTCAGTGGGGGGCGTTTAACCCGGTTTTTCGGATACACGGTTATCAGACGGAAACAGAACCCTGGAAGTATGGGGAGAAGGTGGAATCCGATATGCGAAAAATGCTGAATCTTCGTTACAGGCTGTTGCCTTATATCTATTCAGAAGGGTGGCAGGTTTCAAGCAATGGCAGTACGATCATGCGTCCTTTTGTAATGGATTTTAGCAATGATTCCAGGGCTTTGGCTCAGTCCTATGAATACATGTTTGGGAGTGCTTTCCTTGTGGCCCCGGTTACAGAAGCAGGAATAAAAGAGAGTTCCGTTTATTTGCCCGGAGGTAATGATTGGTATGACTTCTGGACAGGATCACGGCTGAAGGGCGGACAGACCGTTAAAGCAAATACTCCGGCAGATCAGATCCCACTTTTTGTGAAAGCCGGTTCGATTGTGCCTCTCGGAAAAGTGACGCAGTATGCCACCGTGAAGGCAGTGGATTCCCTGGAGATAAGAATTTACAGGGGTGCTAACGGGAAATTTACCTTGTATGCGGATGAGGGCGATAATTACAATTATGAAAAAGGAAAATACAGGCTTATTCCTTTTACCTGGAACGAACAGAAGAATATCCTGACGATAGATGCTATGAAGGGAGACTATCCTGATGCCCCCGGGAGATATGTTTTTGATGTTGTCTGGGTTAGCCGGTCAGCAGGAAAAGGAGATAGTCTTCCGGTAAGGAAAGAGAGTATAATTTATAATGGAGCCAGGATACAAGTAAAAAGAAATTAG
- the xyl3A gene encoding xylan 1,4-beta-xylosidase, with the protein MKPGIRFKLLCLLSVFLFSGRISGQMLPYKNPALSSEERAKDLISRLTLEEKALIMMDESKSVPRLGIKKFSWWSEALHGLANTDSVTVFPEPIGMAASFNDSLVYRIFDATSDEVRAKYHAAQRRGQESRRFLGLSVWTPNVNIFRDPRWGRGQETYGEDPYLTSRMGVAVVKGLQGPANSKYRKLLACAKHYAVHSGPEWSRHELNLNNVSPRDLWETYLPAFKSLVQEADVRQVMCAYQRLDDEPCCGNNRLLQTILRDDWGFKHLVVSDCGAITDFFTSHKVSSDSVHAAAKGVIAGTDVECVWDRYAYGTLPDAVKRGLIPEDKIDKSLLRVLTARFDLGEMDDDSLVPWSKIPASVINNDEHRRLALEMSRESMTLLQNRNRLLPLSVRKKKIAVVGPNADNEAMLWGNYNGKPIRTITILKGIQSKVGDGNVVYDKACDLVENKVMESYFSKTSAGGKTGFKASYWNNRDMKDNVVTTRQIGEPVKLTTAGQHEFASGVRLEAFSAKYETSFEAPETEEIVFKCGATGYFELLVNDSSLVKYNNWRTLPSRVTYKVEKGQKYAIEIRYAQLNNWQANLEFDFGKELDVDFTGLINKLKGIDEVVFVGGLSTLLEGEEMPVSYPGFKGGDRTDIELPEVQRNCLKALKAAGKKVVFVNCSGSPLALVPETQSCDAILQAWYGGESGGQAVADVLFGDYNPSGKLPVTFYKSTSQLAGFEDYSMKGRTYRFMSDPLFPFGHGLSYTTFSIGNAHVSKQKIDKGETIALNLPVKNTGKLNGTEILQVYVRKVNDKGGPLKTLRGFKRVSLAAGRSANETVELPYSAFEFYNEEKLRMEVTPGDYEILYGNSSDDRDLKKAKVTVL; encoded by the coding sequence ATGAAACCTGGAATTCGCTTTAAACTGCTTTGTCTTTTATCTGTATTTCTGTTCTCTGGCAGGATTTCCGGCCAGATGCTTCCCTATAAAAATCCTGCCTTGTCTTCCGAAGAAAGGGCAAAAGATCTGATCAGCCGTCTGACGCTGGAGGAAAAGGCTTTAATAATGATGGATGAATCAAAGTCTGTCCCGAGGCTTGGTATCAAGAAGTTCAGTTGGTGGAGTGAGGCGCTCCACGGACTTGCTAATACGGATAGTGTGACTGTTTTTCCGGAACCTATAGGGATGGCGGCATCATTTAATGATTCCCTCGTCTACAGAATATTTGATGCTACTTCAGACGAAGTACGCGCAAAATATCACGCGGCTCAGAGACGGGGCCAGGAGAGCCGGCGGTTCCTGGGACTTTCTGTCTGGACTCCCAACGTGAATATTTTCAGGGATCCGAGGTGGGGACGGGGACAGGAAACTTATGGAGAAGATCCTTACCTGACATCTCGAATGGGAGTGGCAGTGGTGAAGGGACTACAGGGCCCGGCAAATTCGAAGTACAGAAAACTTCTTGCATGTGCCAAACACTATGCCGTGCATTCAGGACCGGAATGGAGCCGTCATGAGTTGAATCTGAATAACGTTAGTCCCCGGGACTTGTGGGAAACTTATCTGCCCGCATTTAAGTCGTTGGTGCAGGAAGCGGACGTAAGGCAGGTAATGTGTGCTTATCAGCGGCTCGATGATGAGCCTTGCTGCGGAAATAATCGTTTGCTGCAGACAATTCTACGCGACGACTGGGGATTTAAGCATCTTGTGGTATCCGACTGCGGAGCCATAACCGACTTTTTTACCAGCCACAAGGTTTCATCCGATTCTGTTCATGCTGCTGCAAAAGGCGTTATTGCAGGTACCGACGTTGAGTGTGTGTGGGACAGATATGCCTATGGAACATTACCTGATGCAGTTAAGAGGGGACTGATACCTGAGGATAAGATTGATAAAAGTTTACTCCGTGTTCTGACTGCCCGTTTCGATCTGGGTGAAATGGATGACGACTCACTGGTTCCGTGGTCGAAAATCCCTGCATCGGTCATCAATAATGACGAACACAGGAGGCTGGCGCTTGAAATGTCACGCGAATCAATGACACTCCTGCAGAACCGGAACAGGCTGCTGCCTCTTTCAGTCAGAAAGAAAAAAATTGCGGTAGTAGGTCCGAATGCGGATAACGAAGCCATGTTATGGGGAAACTATAATGGTAAGCCAATAAGAACGATTACTATCCTGAAGGGTATTCAATCGAAGGTTGGAGATGGAAATGTGGTGTATGACAAAGCCTGTGATCTTGTTGAGAACAAAGTGATGGAGAGTTATTTCTCAAAGACCTCCGCCGGCGGCAAAACTGGATTTAAAGCGTCTTACTGGAATAACCGGGATATGAAAGACAACGTGGTTACCACGCGCCAGATCGGTGAGCCGGTAAAGTTAACAACTGCGGGTCAGCATGAGTTTGCTTCAGGGGTAAGGCTGGAGGCTTTCTCTGCAAAGTACGAGACTTCTTTTGAGGCGCCGGAAACCGAAGAGATCGTGTTTAAATGCGGAGCCACAGGTTACTTTGAGCTGCTTGTAAACGACAGCTCTCTTGTTAAATACAATAACTGGAGGACCCTGCCTTCCAGAGTTACCTATAAGGTGGAGAAGGGACAAAAGTATGCAATTGAAATCCGCTATGCCCAACTGAATAACTGGCAGGCAAACCTGGAGTTTGATTTTGGGAAGGAGCTGGATGTTGATTTTACAGGCTTGATCAATAAACTGAAAGGAATAGATGAGGTTGTGTTTGTGGGTGGGCTGTCTACACTTCTTGAAGGAGAAGAGATGCCGGTATCTTACCCTGGTTTTAAGGGAGGTGACCGCACGGATATAGAGTTGCCTGAAGTGCAGCGAAATTGTTTAAAGGCTCTGAAGGCGGCCGGGAAGAAAGTTGTTTTTGTGAATTGCTCAGGTTCACCTCTGGCGCTTGTTCCGGAGACCCAGTCATGCGATGCCATTCTTCAGGCCTGGTATGGAGGAGAGTCGGGTGGACAGGCGGTTGCCGACGTGTTATTTGGTGACTATAATCCTTCAGGAAAGCTTCCTGTTACTTTTTACAAAAGTACTTCTCAGCTTGCCGGATTTGAAGACTATTCTATGAAAGGCCGTACGTACCGGTTTATGTCTGATCCGCTTTTCCCTTTTGGGCACGGGCTTAGTTACACAACCTTCTCGATCGGCAATGCGCATGTCAGCAAACAGAAAATAGACAAGGGAGAAACTATTGCTCTGAACCTGCCTGTAAAAAACACGGGAAAGCTTAATGGAACTGAAATACTGCAGGTATATGTGAGGAAGGTAAACGATAAGGGCGGACCTCTGAAGACTCTCAGGGGATTTAAAAGAGTGAGCCTTGCTGCCGGGAGGAGTGCCAATGAAACGGTTGAACTCCCTTATTCTGCTTTTGAGTTTTATAATGAGGAGAAACTCAGGATGGAGGTCACCCCGGGTGACTATGAAATTTTATACGGAAACAGTTCTGACGACCGTGACCTGAAAAAGGCGAAAGTTACCGTATTGTAA
- a CDS encoding NPCBM/NEW2 domain-containing protein — MKQKFFLVLFFLTGLIWASPVKAQTVWLDELDLSVATQGFGLPGKNKSVDGKPITIAGKTFERGFGTHSVSSLFIQLDGKATLFTAQVGIDDEVTGHQPAAEFQVVGDGKVLWESGIVRLGDAARPCSVSLAGVKKLELVVTDGGNGNYYDHADWANAKFETSGVSTFVTTNPVSNVPYILTPAAPATPRINGATVFGVRPGSPFLYRIPATGDRPMAFSASGLPEGLKIDTQTGIITGQLAKAGTFYVTLGAKNAKGTASKKFRIVCGDRIGLTPPMGWNSWNCFAGEVSADKVKRAADALVKSGLVNHGWTYINIDDFWQNHRDSKDQTLRGKLRDDSGRIVPNARFGDMKPLADYVHSLGLKIGIYSSPGPWTCGGCAGSYGYEKQDAESYARWGFDYLKYDWCSYGGVINGMPDNDPYKVGSLSYQGGSDLPTAVKPFKVMGDYLRSQPRDIIYSLCQYGMSDVWKWGGSVGGTSWRTTNDITDTWASVRGIALDQDKAAPWAKPGNWNDPDMLVVGTVGWGNPHPSRLRPDEQYLHISLWSLFSAPLLIGCDMEKLDDFTLNLLTNDEVIALNQDPLGKQATCLHTIGDLRIYVKELEDGSRAVGFCNFGLEPVNLSFSDFSKLGIAGKQKVRDVWRQKDIAVIGKGGKNALQLSVPVHGVLLYKFTVSK, encoded by the coding sequence ATGAAGCAAAAGTTTTTTTTAGTTCTTTTTTTTCTGACCGGGCTGATTTGGGCAAGCCCGGTAAAAGCTCAGACTGTATGGCTTGACGAGCTTGATCTGAGTGTGGCTACCCAGGGATTCGGATTGCCGGGGAAAAATAAGTCTGTCGACGGCAAACCCATTACCATTGCGGGCAAAACGTTTGAACGTGGCTTTGGAACACATTCGGTAAGTTCACTTTTTATTCAGCTTGATGGAAAGGCGACGTTATTTACGGCTCAGGTGGGTATTGATGACGAGGTTACAGGGCATCAGCCGGCCGCCGAATTTCAGGTGGTTGGCGATGGTAAGGTTCTTTGGGAAAGCGGTATCGTGCGCCTGGGCGATGCAGCCCGGCCCTGTTCGGTATCTCTTGCCGGCGTTAAGAAGCTTGAACTGGTGGTAACTGACGGAGGGAACGGCAACTATTACGATCATGCAGACTGGGCGAATGCGAAGTTTGAGACATCGGGAGTGAGTACTTTCGTCACTACTAATCCTGTATCTAATGTACCCTATATACTGACTCCCGCAGCCCCGGCTACGCCCAGGATTAATGGCGCTACTGTATTTGGGGTGCGGCCCGGCTCTCCTTTTTTATACCGTATACCGGCTACGGGCGACAGGCCAATGGCCTTTTCGGCTTCGGGATTGCCTGAGGGATTGAAAATTGATACCCAAACCGGAATTATTACCGGGCAGCTAGCTAAAGCGGGAACGTTCTATGTTACGCTGGGTGCAAAAAATGCGAAAGGTACAGCGTCAAAGAAATTTCGTATCGTCTGCGGCGACCGCATCGGTCTTACACCTCCGATGGGCTGGAACAGCTGGAACTGCTTCGCAGGTGAGGTTTCAGCTGATAAAGTAAAAAGGGCAGCTGATGCGCTGGTAAAAAGCGGGCTTGTTAATCATGGCTGGACATATATCAATATCGATGACTTCTGGCAGAATCACCGTGATTCGAAGGATCAGACGCTCCGTGGTAAACTGCGCGACGATTCAGGCAGGATCGTGCCAAATGCCAGGTTTGGCGATATGAAGCCGCTGGCTGACTACGTTCATAGTCTTGGCTTAAAGATAGGGATTTACTCAAGTCCGGGTCCCTGGACCTGCGGCGGATGTGCCGGGAGTTATGGTTATGAAAAGCAGGATGCTGAAAGCTATGCCAGATGGGGATTTGACTATCTGAAATACGACTGGTGCAGCTATGGAGGTGTTATTAACGGCATGCCGGATAATGACCCCTATAAAGTGGGATCGCTGTCGTACCAGGGTGGCAGTGATTTGCCGACTGCTGTTAAGCCTTTTAAGGTAATGGGCGACTACCTTCGGTCACAGCCACGCGATATCATTTACAGTTTATGCCAGTACGGCATGTCGGATGTATGGAAATGGGGCGGTTCGGTTGGAGGAACCTCCTGGCGTACCACGAACGATATTACCGATACTTGGGCGAGTGTGAGGGGCATCGCCCTCGATCAGGATAAAGCCGCGCCATGGGCGAAGCCGGGAAACTGGAACGATCCGGATATGCTGGTAGTGGGGACTGTAGGCTGGGGCAACCCTCATCCGAGCAGGTTGAGACCCGACGAGCAATATCTGCACATCAGTTTATGGAGCCTTTTCTCCGCCCCGCTTCTGATAGGCTGCGATATGGAAAAGCTGGACGATTTTACCCTGAACCTGCTGACAAATGACGAAGTGATCGCTTTGAATCAGGATCCGCTCGGCAAACAGGCAACGTGTTTGCATACCATTGGCGACTTGCGCATCTATGTGAAAGAACTTGAAGACGGAAGCCGTGCGGTAGGTTTCTGTAATTTTGGACTTGAACCCGTTAACCTTTCATTTAGTGATTTTTCAAAGCTGGGTATCGCAGGTAAGCAGAAGGTGCGGGACGTATGGCGGCAGAAAGATATTGCTGTCATTGGTAAGGGAGGGAAAAATGCACTTCAGCTTTCTGTTCCGGTGCATGGTGTTCTTTTGTATAAGTTTACAGTATCGAAATAA
- a CDS encoding family 43 glycosylhydrolase: MNIKLRAIQAGSLFFVSVITGVLPANAQNPIVQTIYTADPAPLVYKDTLFLYTGHDEDKSTWFVMKDWHAYSTTDMVNWTDRGSPLSLDTFKWAEKDAWAGQCIERNGKFYWYICAKDKISNGMAIGVAVSDKPAGPFKDALGKPLVSGGWGYIDPTVFIDDDGQAYLYWGNPHLYYVKLNGDMVSYDQGTGIVKVPLTEEGFKLRILNAHKTFAWAKSIDGLASHSVKSKTNDKYYWYVSATDKNTGRKVIGVGIGEKAIGPFTDALGKPLITDHCGEGNINPTVIRDDTEQPWLTWGSSELWYAKLNSDMTSYDPGQGPAQIPDDKKEWFSRRIAGTVNSTEKRFTTYEEGPWIYKRNKLYYLFYPAGGVPEHLAYSTSKSLASPQWVYGDTVMAVIKKGGAFTNHPGVIDYKGKTYLFYHNGALPGGGGFNRSVCVDELKFNEDGSVAEVVPTPGLEQPVGSPDPFKRVEAETIAWEEGTETAKDPAKGMYVTDIHNGDYIKVRSVDFRRGAKLFEAGVTAISGGKIEIRLDSVTGKIAGICDVKSTAGPKSWKTVTSRVTGLSGVHDVYFVFKGGEGELFNFDWWRFASLK; the protein is encoded by the coding sequence ATGAATATAAAGCTACGGGCGATTCAAGCCGGATCTCTTTTTTTTGTATCAGTAATAACTGGCGTGCTGCCTGCAAACGCCCAAAACCCCATTGTTCAAACCATCTATACCGCTGATCCTGCACCACTGGTATATAAGGATACCTTGTTTTTATATACAGGTCATGATGAAGACAAATCCACATGGTTTGTGATGAAAGACTGGCATGCGTATTCGACAACGGATATGGTTAATTGGACAGACCGGGGCAGTCCGCTGTCGCTTGACACTTTTAAATGGGCAGAAAAAGATGCCTGGGCAGGGCAATGTATTGAGCGTAACGGGAAGTTCTACTGGTACATTTGTGCAAAAGATAAGATTTCCAATGGTATGGCGATTGGGGTGGCGGTATCCGATAAGCCTGCAGGTCCGTTTAAGGATGCACTTGGAAAACCTCTTGTTTCCGGAGGATGGGGATATATCGATCCAACGGTGTTCATCGATGACGATGGTCAGGCTTATTTATACTGGGGAAACCCCCATCTGTACTATGTGAAGCTCAACGGTGATATGGTTTCATACGATCAGGGGACTGGAATCGTGAAAGTTCCGCTGACCGAAGAGGGGTTTAAGCTGCGGATATTAAACGCTCATAAAACTTTTGCCTGGGCAAAATCAATTGATGGCCTTGCGTCTCATAGTGTTAAGAGCAAGACAAATGACAAGTATTACTGGTATGTAAGTGCAACCGATAAGAACACAGGGAGGAAGGTGATCGGCGTTGGCATCGGTGAAAAAGCCATCGGTCCCTTTACTGATGCCCTGGGAAAGCCTCTGATTACTGATCATTGCGGAGAGGGGAATATCAATCCCACGGTTATCCGGGATGATACTGAACAACCCTGGCTCACCTGGGGATCATCGGAACTGTGGTATGCAAAGCTAAACAGCGATATGACTTCGTACGATCCTGGTCAGGGACCGGCGCAGATTCCGGATGATAAAAAGGAATGGTTCAGCCGCAGGATCGCCGGGACGGTAAACAGCACCGAAAAAAGGTTCACTACCTACGAAGAAGGTCCATGGATCTATAAACGAAATAAGCTCTATTACCTGTTTTATCCGGCAGGAGGAGTCCCTGAGCACCTGGCTTATTCTACCAGTAAAAGCCTCGCAAGCCCACAGTGGGTATACGGCGATACGGTAATGGCTGTTATCAAAAAGGGAGGTGCTTTTACCAATCACCCCGGGGTGATTGATTATAAGGGCAAGACTTATCTGTTTTATCATAACGGCGCTTTGCCGGGAGGGGGCGGCTTTAACCGCTCAGTGTGTGTGGACGAGCTGAAATTTAATGAAGATGGCTCTGTTGCAGAGGTTGTGCCAACGCCAGGGCTGGAACAACCGGTGGGTTCCCCCGACCCTTTTAAAAGGGTAGAGGCTGAAACAATTGCCTGGGAAGAGGGTACTGAAACTGCAAAAGATCCCGCTAAAGGCATGTATGTGACGGATATACATAACGGAGATTACATTAAGGTGCGGAGTGTCGACTTCCGCCGCGGAGCAAAGTTATTTGAAGCCGGAGTGACCGCAATTTCCGGAGGAAAAATAGAGATAAGGCTGGACAGCGTTACAGGAAAGATTGCAGGTATTTGTGATGTTAAAAGTACCGCCGGGCCGAAAAGCTGGAAAACTGTGACTTCACGGGTCACGGGACTCAGCGGTGTACACGATGTTTATTTCGTTTTTAAAGGTGGCGAGGGAGAGTTGTTTAATTTCGATTGGTGGAGGTTTGCTTCACTCAAATAA